The Bacteroidales bacterium genome includes the window GGTTGTGAACGATCCTGCTCCTGCTATTAATGGAAATACTATTGGTACAAATACACTTGAACTTTTGGGTGTGTCATCGGTTTTAAAAATTTTTATTCCGAATATCATTTCAAAAGCTAGTGCAAAAATTACCAGTGAACCTGCAACCGCAAAAGATGCAATATCTACATTGAATAAATTTAACAATGCTTCTCCCACAAACAAAAATGTTACAAATGCCGCTAATGAGTAAAGAGAGGCTTTTGTTGCATTTATAGGGTTGCCTTGTCTTTTGTAATTAATTATAATTGGCATTAACCCTGGTACATCAATCACCGCAAAAAGTACGAAAAACGCACTTAACACATCTTTAAAATTGAAAGTTAAAAATTCCATAACTCTATATTGTTTTTAATTTATTGCAAATATAATAATTATTATGAGTAGTTATTATTTGTAAGCAGTTTTTTTCAAAATCTTTTTTTCTCCATACTATATTATTATATTAAGAACACTAATTTGCATTTTTTGTTGTATGATGCTTATTTTTTATTACTGCCTATTTGGTGGCTTTAGTTTGAATATTATATTTTTTAATGACAACTTTATATTTTAATTTTTATCGCATTTTAATTTAAATATCCTTTTTTTTAACTACATTTGTTCGTATATATTTATTTTTGATTATGAGCATATATGATTCTATTTTGCAAATTCCTCTATTTAAAGGGTTGAGCATTGAATCTTTTAATAAGATTATTGAGAAATATAAATTTGAATTTATATCGTATAATAATGGTGAGGCTATTATTAATGCTGGAGATGTGTGTGATTGCTTAAAATTTATTATCTCGGGGAATGTCCGTTCAGAATATATTAATGAAAAGGTTAAGATTAAACTTTTTGAGACAATTACTGCTCCTAACAATATTGCTTCAAATTGCTTAATGGGTAATAATAAATATTCTGTTTCAGTTTATGCTTGTTGTGATAATACTGGTGTTCTGGTTATTGATAACCAAGATTTTATATCTATTATGCAAGAGCATAGAGTTGTATTATTGAACTATTTGATTGATCTTTCTCGAAAATCACAAATTCCTTTTGAAGCTTATAATCAAATTGCGTCTGATAATATAAGAGCTAAATTTGCTTTTTGGGTTTTGTATTTTACATGTTACAACTCTTCAGACATTGTTATTAAAGCTAAATTACGAGATATTTATATGTTCTTTGGCGTGCAAAGGTCGTTGTTTAATTCTATGTTAGATGAGTTAAAAGAATTGGGTATTATTGATTTTTCGCCTAAAGAAATTTGTATCATTGACCGTAACTTGTTAAGACTTTATTATAGACAAAATATTGAGGGATAATTTTTATTTATACTGCAAATTATGATAATGTAGTTTTGTGGTTCTATATAATTTATTGAATAAACAAAAAATCAGTTACTTTAAAGTAACTGATTTTTTGTTTTATTAAAGGGTTGCGCTTTTAATCTCTTCGCGATGTAAATATTAATATGTAATATACTAATGTTGCTAATGAGCCTAATGCTGCTACAACGTATGTGTATGCTGCCCATTTTAGTGCATCTTTTGCCTTGGGATAGGTTGATACGTTTGTTATTCCTGCTCCACTTAACCACATTAATGCTCGTGAACTTGCATTTATCTCAACGGGTAATGTTATGAAACTAAATAGGGTTGTTGTTGCAAATAGAATTATTCCTATAAGCATTATTTGTGGCATTGTTTGAATTAAAAGAATTCCTGCTAATAACACCCATTGCATCCAACTTGAAGCGAAACTTACAACTGGTACTAATTTTGAACGCATTGTTAAAAAGGGGTATTTTATTGCGTGTTGTACAGCATGTCCACATTCGTGTGCTGCTACTGCCGCCGCTGCTATACTACAACTATTATATACGGGTTCGCTAAGGTTCACGGTTTTTGTCATTGGATTGTAGTGGTCGGTTAGTTGTCCTTGTACCGATACTACTTGCACATCGTGTATTCCTGCATCGCGTAGCATCTTCTCTGCTACTTCTCGTCCTGTTAAACCTGATGGTAAAGCTATTTGCGAATATTTACTAAATTTTGATTTTAATACTTGTTGTACTATAAAACTAAATAATGCAAATGCTATAAATATTATATATATTGACATTTTTGTTTGGTTTTTGTTATTCAAAAAAAAGTTCTATCTCATTTGCAAAGATAGAACTTTTTAGTTAGTTGATATGTTAAATATCTTTTAAATATACCCTTCGTTTGTTAGAGTTTTATAAATTATTAGGCTACTGCACTAAAGATATAATCATATATCCAACTTACTAATCCTAACAACACAATTCCTAATCCTGTTATAAATATTACGGCTTTAGTATAACAGTCTGATTTGATTGGTGCTATTGGATTCTCGCTCTCTTTTAAGAACATTGCTTTTACTACTAAAAGATAGTAGTATAGTGATATGATTGTATTTAATAATGCTATGAATACTAATACATACATTGCTCCAATTCCTGTCTCTATTGCTGAATAGAAGATGAAGAATTTACTGAAGAATCCTGCAAATGGTGGTATTCCTGCCAATGAGAACATTGCTAACATCATTGCTACACTCAACTTTGGATTTGTTTTGTATAATCCGTCATAGTCGTTGATATTGAGTTTTCCACTTGCTCTCTCTATTGCTCCTGCTACTGCAAAGGCTGCTATGTTTGAGAAGATATAGACTAATACATAGTATAGTAATGAGGTTGCTCCAAAATCGTTGCATGCCATCACTCCTAACATTATGTATCCTGCTTGTGAAATTGATGAGAATGCAAGGAAACGTTTTATGTTTTGTTGACGGATTGCAAATAGGTTTCCGATTGTGATTGTTAGTATGATTACTATGTATAATACGTTAATCCATATTCCTAATGCTTCTTGTCCAAAGGCTGTCATCAATGCTATCATCAACGCATACGCTGCAGCTCCTTTTGAGATTACCGATAAATAAGAGGTTACTACTGTTGGTGCTCCTTGATATACATCGGCTGTCCATAGGTGGAAGGGTACTAATGATAGTTTAAAGCCCATTCCTGCTAAGAACAACACCACGGCCATTATTGTTAATGGTGTTACAGTGAAAGATGCTGCTATTGTTGAATAGTATAGACTTCCAACTGCGCCGTAGATATATGATAATCCTAATAGCATTAATGCTGATGAGAATACTGCAAAGAAGAGATATTTGGCTGCTGCCTCGTATGAGTTCTCTTTGTATTTCTCTATTGCTACTAATGCTGTCATTGGTAATGATGCTGTCTCTAATCCTATAAAGAATAGTAGGAAGTTTTGGGCTGACATCATAAAGTACATTCCTAATAGAGTGATGAGTGTTAATACATAGTATTCTCCTCTACGAATCTTCATATCATCCTCTTTTACCCATGATGCTGCTTGGATAAATACTAATATTGTTCCTATGTTCAATATTATTTTTGCTACATTTGACATTGTTGTTGTTGAGTACATACCTCCAAACAACGATGCTTCTTGTATGCCTCCAAATGCAAGATATAGGGTTTGTATAGCAAGTAGTAATACTGCTGTTATGGGTAGGTATTTACCTGATTTTTGTGAGGCAAATGTATCGTATATGAATAGGAGTATTATAACTGCCATCAATGACAATTCTGCTCCCATACCTAAAAATTCTGCGTAACTCATATTAAAAGTTCTTTCTTATTATATTATTGTATTATTCTTTCACTTATCACTTTTATACTTTCGCGTATTAGGTCTGATACCCATAATGGGAATATTCCTATTCCGGCTACTGCTATTATAAGTACTATTGTTGAGAATTTCTCATACCATACTGCATCGGTTAACTCTAAATGGTGTTTGTCTTGTACGGGTCCATATAGTATTTTTCCGACTACTCGTAAGATATATACCGCTGTTATTACTATTGATGTACATGCTAATATTGTGAATACTCGGCGGAATGTATCTGCATGGTCAAATGCTCCTACAAAGATTGTCATCTCTGCAACAAATCCACTTAATCCGGGTAATCCTAATGATGCCAAACCTGCTATTACATAACATACTGACAGGAATGGCATTATTTTCATTAGTCCGCCCATCTCTCGAATATCACGTGTGTGTGTACGACCATATATCATTCCGATTAATGCAAAGAATAGTGCTGTCATTAATCCGTGTGATAGCATTTGCATTATTGCTCCTGTCATTGCTGTGGTGTTCCACATTAGGAGTGCAAACAACACCAATCCACAGTGGCTTACTGATGAGTAGGCGTTAATGTATTTAAGGTCGGTTTGTACACATGCGCTATATGCTCCATAGAATACGCTTATTCCTGTTAGTATCAAGAATATCCATGATAACTCTTGTGTTGCATATGGCATCAAGTACATTGCTACTCTGAAACATCCGTATCCTCCTAACTTCATCAATACTCCTGCGTGTAGCATTGATACTGCTGTGGGGGCTGATGCGTGTCCGTCAGGTGACCATGTATGGAAGGGGAACATTGCTCCTAATACTCCAAATCCTACAAATGTTAATGGGAATAGTATGTTTTGTAATGAATGAGGTATCGCATTGTTCTTCGCTATCTCCAAAATGTTCATTGTCAGATTGCCATCTGCTGATGAGTTGAAATATATTCCTAATATTCCTAACAATAGTAGTGCTGATCCTCCCATCAACATCAGTGTTAGTTTCATTGCTGAATAGTATTTCTTTCCACTTCCCCAGATTCCTATCAACAAGTACATTGGTATCAAGGCTACCTCGTAGAACATAAACATTGTGAATAGGTCTATTGAGATGAAGAAGCCATATACTCCTATTGATAATAGTATTAACCACATGAAGAACTCTTTTGGCAGTGGATCAATTTTCCATGATGCAAATACTCCTGCAAATACAATTATTGCTGATAGTAATATCATGGCTACTGATACTCCGTCAACTCCTACTGCATAGTGTATGTTTAATGCTTGAAACCATACGTGGTCTGCCATAAACAACATTTCTGCTGTATCTCCTGCTGCTCTCTTACCACAGAATAGAACAACTAAGGCTATGGCTGCTATTAGTTGTAGCGCCGAACCTACGGTTGCTACTGTTCGTATCTGTTTCATATTCTTTGAAAGAAACAGACCTCCCAACATTAATATGGGAATGATTACGAATATTGATAAAATGCTCATATTGTTTGTTTTTTTCTTTTTTCCTACTTAATACACAATGTATATATTGCTGCCGCTGCTAATATCATGGCTCCTACGATATATACCCACACATACATTTGTAATTTTCCTGATTGGAAGTCTTTTATCTTCTCAGACACAGAATTTGTTACTGTTGCAAACATATCCATTGTTCCGTCAATTATATGACGATCAAACCATGCTATTGGTTTTGATATTTTTGCAAAAATGATTTTGTGTGTTATAAATTGATATACGTTATCCATATAGAAACGGTTGTATGCCCATTTGTGCAAACGTGGTAATGCTGCCTGCATCTTCTCTGGTTTGCTGTTGGGTTTTGCAAATAACCATGTTGCTAATAGTATTGCTACTACTGCACATACTACACTTGTTATTGCTACTGTCATATCAAGGTGTATGTGGTATGATTCGCCGTTTGAGGTTACAAATTCTCCAAATGGTATAAATCCTGCTACACATGTAATAACTGCTAATATTATTAGGGGTATAGTCATCGTTGCTGGTGACTCGTGTGGGGTGTGTTCATGTTTTGCCTCTTTTCCCCAGAATATTCCAAAGTATAGACGGAACATATAGAATGCTGTGATTGCTGCTACTATTGTCATCCATACTCCCCAGAACATGCTCTTATTGAATGCTGCGGCAAGGATTTCATCTTTACTGAAGAATCCTGAGAATGGAGGTATTCCTGCTATTGCCAAACATGCTATCAGGAATGTTATGTGTGTAATGGGCAGATATTTTCTTAATCCTCCCATATGACTCATTTCGTTTGAGTGTACTGCATGGATTACTGCTCCTGCTCCCAAGAATAACAACGCTTTAAACATTGCGTGTGTGAATAGGTGGAACATTGATGCCATATAACCTAATCCTCCCTCTGATGGTACCATTGATGTACATACTCCTAAGGCTACTATCATAAAGGCTATTTGTGATATGGTTGAGAATGCGAGTACGCGTTTTATGTCGCTTTGTACACACGCTACTATTGCTGCATATAGTGCTGTTATTGCTCCTACCCATGTTATTAGTTCTAATACATCGGGTACTGATAGATATACAGGGAACAGACGTGCTACAAGATATACTCCTGCTACTACCATAGTTGCTGCGTGTATCAATGCTGATACTGGTGTTGGTCCTTCCATTGCATCGGGCAACCATATATGTAGTGGGAACATTGCTGATTTTCCTGCTCCTCCCATAAATATCAATGCCATTGCCCATGATGCTACTGAACATCCCATGAATGTTGCTCCTGATGTTGTGGTTAAGAAGAATCCTCCGTCGGCTGTTAGTTGATCAAATGAGAATGTCTCAGTATAGAATGATAGTAATAGTATTCCTATTAGGAATCCTAAGTCAGCAAAACGTGTTACAATGAACGCTTTTTTAGATGCTGATACTGCTGAGGGTTTTGTGTAGTAGAATCCGATTAACAGATATGATGATACTCCTACCAACTCCCAAAAGATATACATTTGGAATATGTTTGTTGCTACTACCAATCCTAACATTGAGAATGAGAAAAGCGATAAGAACGCATAGTAACGTTGAAATCCTTTCTCACCGTGCATATATCCCATACTATATATGTGTACCATTAATGATACTGTGGTTATTACTACAAGCATCATTACTGATATAGGATCAAGCAATATTCCTAAATTGATTGTCAGTTTTTCGGTAAAACCTAACCACTCAAAGTTATATGGTATTAGTGCTTGACGAACACCATCTACTCTCTCCATTCCAAAGTATTGGAATGCTACCATATATGACAATACTGCTATTGTTGCCAATCCTAATGTTCCAAGGATTCCAGCAAATTTTTGCGACATTTTATTTCCGCCTAACGCTAATGTTAGGAACATAAATAATGGTAACGCAAGTATTACAATTGAATATGAAAAATCCATGTCCTCTTATCTTTTAGTTTTTCATCTTATCTAAGTTATCAGACTTGATGTTTTTGATGTTTCGATAAATATTTATTATTATGGCAATTGCTATGGCTGTTTCTGCTGCTGCTATTGCTATTGCAAATAGGGTAAAGAAGAATCCTTCAAGTTGTGAGGGATATAAATATCGGTTAAATACAGCAAAGTTTATATCTACTGCATTCAGCATCAACTCTAATGATATGAGGACAGCCAACATATTGCGTCGTGCTATGAATCCATATACTCCTGCAAAGAACATAACACCGCTTACTACTAAGTAATATATATAAGGTATTTCCATAGTTTTTATCTTTTACGGGCTATCATAATGCCTCCGATTATACATGCTAACAAGAGTACACTTATTAACTCAAAGGGTAATACATATTGGTATTGTCCTGAACCTAATAAATCCTCTCCTACTCGTTTCATTGTTATATCTTCGCCAAGTGCATATCGCGAATTGGGAAAGACGTGTGTAAATAATGAATATCCGCAAACAATTAGTCCTAAGACGGCTGCAGATAATGCCATTATCAACTTACTTTTTTTAATTGACTCTTTGTTTTGTCCTAACCCTTGTGTTAATAGTATTGAAAAGACAAAGAGTACGACTATACCTCCTGCATATACCGCTACTTGTACTGCTCCTAAAAATTCATACTCAAGTTGAAAATAGAGAGCCGCTGTGCCAAATAATACAAACAACAGGTAAGTTGCAGAACGTAACAAATGTTTTGTAGTAACCGCCATCACAGAGAATATTGTCATTACTGCTGCGATGATGTAAAAGATTACTTCGCTACCAATGTTTTCCATATTATCGTGTTTTATTTTTTATTTAATTGCTTTACTAATTTTGAACGTGTAAATACTGCTTGTTCAAAATCGTTTGTAAACTCTATTGCTTTTGTAGGGCAACCTTCTACACATAATTGACAGAATGTACAACTGCCTATATCATACATATAGGTATCTAATACTTTTTTCTTTTTACCATCTTCGGTCTCTTCAACATGAGAGGTTATTTTGATGGTTTGATTTGGGCAGTTCATTGAACATAATCCACATGCAGTACATTTGTTTTTTCCGTTCTCATCATGTACCATTACAAGTGTTGCTCTAAATCTGTCGGCAATCTTCAATGTTTCTCTATTCTCGGGATAACATTGTGTAATCTTAGGTGTGAAAAACTCTTTTAGTGTTATTTTCATACCTATCAAAAGTGTCCATAGACCTTTGAAAATAGATTTTATGTACTCTACTAAACTCTTCATAATCTATTAATGCATTGATCCTCCTACTATATCTAATAATTCGTTTGTAATTCCTTGTTGACGCAATTTGTTGTAATCCAATTGTAACTCCTCCAACAGTTTCTTAGCGTTATCACTCGCCGACTGCATTGCTATTACTCGTGCTGCCTGTTCTGATGCTCTTCCGTTATATATTGCATCTTGCATATCTACTCGCACAAATAGTGGCAATATTGACAAGAATATCTCTTGTTTTGTTGGTTCGTATATGTATGGATTTTGATGTCCACTTGTTTCTTGCTCTGTTGACAATTGAGTTGAATCAATTGGCAATAGAGTGCGT containing:
- a CDS encoding MarC family protein, encoding MEFLTFNFKDVLSAFFVLFAVIDVPGLMPIIINYKRQGNPINATKASLYSLAAFVTFLFVGEALLNLFNVDIASFAVAGSLVIFALAFEMIFGIKIFKTDDTPKSSSVFVPIVFPLIAGAGSFTTLLSLRALYSTQDILVSLIANVIVIFLAIRLVSFFEKVLGEGGIYVLQRVFGIILLAISVRMFMENITQMLDKL
- a CDS encoding Crp/Fnr family transcriptional regulator, which encodes MSIYDSILQIPLFKGLSIESFNKIIEKYKFEFISYNNGEAIINAGDVCDCLKFIISGNVRSEYINEKVKIKLFETITAPNNIASNCLMGNNKYSVSVYACCDNTGVLVIDNQDFISIMQEHRVVLLNYLIDLSRKSQIPFEAYNQIASDNIRAKFAFWVLYFTCYNSSDIVIKAKLRDIYMFFGVQRSLFNSMLDELKELGIIDFSPKEICIIDRNLLRLYYRQNIEG
- a CDS encoding zinc metallopeptidase — translated: MSIYIIFIAFALFSFIVQQVLKSKFSKYSQIALPSGLTGREVAEKMLRDAGIHDVQVVSVQGQLTDHYNPMTKTVNLSEPVYNSCSIAAAAVAAHECGHAVQHAIKYPFLTMRSKLVPVVSFASSWMQWVLLAGILLIQTMPQIMLIGIILFATTTLFSFITLPVEINASSRALMWLSGAGITNVSTYPKAKDALKWAAYTYVVAALGSLATLVYYILIFTSRRD
- a CDS encoding NADH-quinone oxidoreductase subunit N, with product MSYAEFLGMGAELSLMAVIILLFIYDTFASQKSGKYLPITAVLLLAIQTLYLAFGGIQEASLFGGMYSTTTMSNVAKIILNIGTILVFIQAASWVKEDDMKIRRGEYYVLTLITLLGMYFMMSAQNFLLFFIGLETASLPMTALVAIEKYKENSYEAAAKYLFFAVFSSALMLLGLSYIYGAVGSLYYSTIAASFTVTPLTIMAVVLFLAGMGFKLSLVPFHLWTADVYQGAPTVVTSYLSVISKGAAAYALMIALMTAFGQEALGIWINVLYIVIILTITIGNLFAIRQQNIKRFLAFSSISQAGYIMLGVMACNDFGATSLLYYVLVYIFSNIAAFAVAGAIERASGKLNINDYDGLYKTNPKLSVAMMLAMFSLAGIPPFAGFFSKFFIFYSAIETGIGAMYVLVFIALLNTIISLYYYLLVVKAMFLKESENPIAPIKSDCYTKAVIFITGLGIVLLGLVSWIYDYIFSAVA
- a CDS encoding NADH-quinone oxidoreductase subunit M — its product is MSILSIFVIIPILMLGGLFLSKNMKQIRTVATVGSALQLIAAIALVVLFCGKRAAGDTAEMLFMADHVWFQALNIHYAVGVDGVSVAMILLSAIIVFAGVFASWKIDPLPKEFFMWLILLSIGVYGFFISIDLFTMFMFYEVALIPMYLLIGIWGSGKKYYSAMKLTLMLMGGSALLLLGILGIYFNSSADGNLTMNILEIAKNNAIPHSLQNILFPLTFVGFGVLGAMFPFHTWSPDGHASAPTAVSMLHAGVLMKLGGYGCFRVAMYLMPYATQELSWIFLILTGISVFYGAYSACVQTDLKYINAYSSVSHCGLVLFALLMWNTTAMTGAIMQMLSHGLMTALFFALIGMIYGRTHTRDIREMGGLMKIMPFLSVCYVIAGLASLGLPGLSGFVAEMTIFVGAFDHADTFRRVFTILACTSIVITAVYILRVVGKILYGPVQDKHHLELTDAVWYEKFSTIVLIIAVAGIGIFPLWVSDLIRESIKVISERIIQ
- the nuoL gene encoding NADH-quinone oxidoreductase subunit L, with product MDFSYSIVILALPLFMFLTLALGGNKMSQKFAGILGTLGLATIAVLSYMVAFQYFGMERVDGVRQALIPYNFEWLGFTEKLTINLGILLDPISVMMLVVITTVSLMVHIYSMGYMHGEKGFQRYYAFLSLFSFSMLGLVVATNIFQMYIFWELVGVSSYLLIGFYYTKPSAVSASKKAFIVTRFADLGFLIGILLLSFYTETFSFDQLTADGGFFLTTTSGATFMGCSVASWAMALIFMGGAGKSAMFPLHIWLPDAMEGPTPVSALIHAATMVVAGVYLVARLFPVYLSVPDVLELITWVGAITALYAAIVACVQSDIKRVLAFSTISQIAFMIVALGVCTSMVPSEGGLGYMASMFHLFTHAMFKALLFLGAGAVIHAVHSNEMSHMGGLRKYLPITHITFLIACLAIAGIPPFSGFFSKDEILAAAFNKSMFWGVWMTIVAAITAFYMFRLYFGIFWGKEAKHEHTPHESPATMTIPLIILAVITCVAGFIPFGEFVTSNGESYHIHLDMTVAITSVVCAVVAILLATWLFAKPNSKPEKMQAALPRLHKWAYNRFYMDNVYQFITHKIIFAKISKPIAWFDRHIIDGTMDMFATVTNSVSEKIKDFQSGKLQMYVWVYIVGAMILAAAAIYTLCIK
- the nuoK gene encoding NADH-quinone oxidoreductase subunit NuoK, with product MEIPYIYYLVVSGVMFFAGVYGFIARRNMLAVLISLELMLNAVDINFAVFNRYLYPSQLEGFFFTLFAIAIAAAETAIAIAIIINIYRNIKNIKSDNLDKMKN
- a CDS encoding NADH-quinone oxidoreductase subunit J, with the protein product MENIGSEVIFYIIAAVMTIFSVMAVTTKHLLRSATYLLFVLFGTAALYFQLEYEFLGAVQVAVYAGGIVVLFVFSILLTQGLGQNKESIKKSKLIMALSAAVLGLIVCGYSLFTHVFPNSRYALGEDITMKRVGEDLLGSGQYQYVLPFELISVLLLACIIGGIMIARKR
- a CDS encoding NADH-quinone oxidoreductase subunit I, producing MKSLVEYIKSIFKGLWTLLIGMKITLKEFFTPKITQCYPENRETLKIADRFRATLVMVHDENGKNKCTACGLCSMNCPNQTIKITSHVEETEDGKKKKVLDTYMYDIGSCTFCQLCVEGCPTKAIEFTNDFEQAVFTRSKLVKQLNKK